From a region of the Zonotrichia albicollis isolate bZonAlb1 chromosome 5, bZonAlb1.hap1, whole genome shotgun sequence genome:
- the SCRG1 gene encoding scrapie-responsive protein 1 yields the protein MKMLWVLLLALSSVPGAPAVPAQRHACHKRPLREHSCHSVPAGTDSLRHVHDALPHHFWEGKGCQVICYCNLNELLCCPKDIFFGPKISFVIPCNS from the exons ATGAAGatgctctgggtgctgctgctggcgctgagCTCGGTGCCGGGTGCCCCCGCGGTGCCTGCCCAGCGCCACGCGTGCCACAAGCGGCCCCTCCGGGAGCACAGCTGCCACAGCGTCCCCGCGGGCACCGACAGCCTCCGGCACGTCCACGATGCTCTGCCACACCActtctgggaagggaagggctgcCAGGTCATCTGCTACTGCAACCTGAATgaactgctctgctgccccaA GGATATTTTCTTTGGACCAAAGATATCTTTTGTGATCCCCTGCAACAGTTAA